The nucleotide sequence TCGGAAGGATCAAAGCCATTATTCCGGCCTTTCATAGATTCTCGGGTTTTTAGCTCATAATTAAATACAATCTCCTTGTTGTGATGGATGAGCACGATTTCCATTTCACCGGCCTCAGCCTCATCCGAAATATCGAAATAGAGAAAGAGATAGTTGGGAGAATCTACCGCAAGCTGTTTGGTTATCTTTACCCCGGGGTGATCAGTACTTGCTCGGTATAAACCTAAATTATCTCCATAAAGCTGAAGCTGCAGTTCATTTACCGGCATTTCGGTCCACCAAAACGGTGGGTCAATAACCTGAATCTCCTCAGGTGTTTGAGCCTGAAGAACGGGCGCTAAAAGAAAAAGTGCAAGAGTGAGTGAGAATAGTTTTTTCATGAAGATCTTTAGTTAATTCCAACGAGATGGATAATAAAGATCAGCCAAGACTTTTTCTTATGTAAATGCTTACATATTAGATTAATGAGTAGTTTGAAATGGACTTATTAATTTAATCAATAAAGATCTTAGCCAGCTCATCTCGCAGGTCTGCCATGGGTGCTCCGGAGCGATTGATGGCAAATGCGATAACAACCTCGTTTTCCGGATGCAGCAGAAACATGGTGCTTCCGCCTACAGATCCTCCGCTATGGCCTTTCCACTCATTTCCCTCCGAGTCGATAATAGTACTCCATCCGAACCCATAACCGGTCGATTCTCCATCAGAAGTCTGCAAAGGAGCCATAAACCGGTCGAGTGTTTTTTGATCTAAAAAACCTGCAGATAAGTGAGCTTTCCCGAATTGAGTCATGTCTTCGGTGGTTGACAAAAATCCGCCCCCGGCCCATTTGTAGCTGTTATCTACGTAAGGAGCCTCCTCATTGGTATCGGTACTGTCGTTATAAACATAAAAAAGCGTGCGGTTTGGAATGTCCTGATCGGCATAATCGGGCATAGTGTTAGTCATATTTAGGGGACCAAATACTTCATCTGCCATAAAAGGTAAAAACTTCTGACCTGAGGCCCCCTCTATTACAGCACTTATTAAATTCCATCCATAACTGGAATAGGAGTAATCGGTTTCCGGCTCAAAAAGCAGCGTGTCATCTTTAAAAATTTCGAGCCCTTCGGTAATAGAGGTATACTTTTTATCACTCATGAACTCATCGCCTCTGTAGTGCCGAATTCCTGCAATATGACCTGCTACTTGTTCAACGGTAATCTCATATTGTTTCTCAGGGAAATCGGGGACATAGGCTTGAACCGGTTGTTCGGGATCTAATTTCTTATCTTGAAAAAGTAGCCCTGCCCCGGTTGCGGTATATGTTTTGGAAACACTTCCGATTCGAAAAAGGGTTGAGGCAGGATCGACGGGAACCTGATCCTCAAGGTTCAAATATCCATATCCTTTCGACCAGATGATCTCTCCATCCCGATAAACGGAGACACTCATTCCGGGGATGTTATGATCTTCCACATAGGATCGTACGACTTCATCTGCCGCACTGATGTCTTGTTGTGTTTCCGGGTCGGGAGTGTTGCATCCGGCGATCCAGATGAAAAGTAATGGAATGAAGTAGAGCGTAATTTTTCTCATGGGAAGTAGATTGTTTAAAATGGATTATTCAGATTGGGTAAGTCTGTAGATCAACAGAGCTGCTCGTTTAGTGAGTTCTTTGTAGGTCTTTAGGTTGATGGTCTCGTTTGGACCGTGAGCTCCGCTGCCCATGGCTCCGAGTCCATCAAGGCCGTCCACATAGTTAGCTACAAAAGAGATATCTGCAGCACCGCGTCTTCCGGGATCGTAGGCTTCAACTTCACCCAGTCCCAGATCCTGACTGAGTTCACTTAGTACAGAGAGCAATTCCATATTTCCATCGGTAGGCTCCATGGGTGGATAGCCTTCATAGATAGTAAGCTCAGCCGAAGTTCGGGGCAGGTGATCAGATACAATTTCTCGCATTTTGGCAAAGGCCCGGTCGCCTTGTTCTGTAGTTAAAAATCGGATCCCACCATGCGCGAGGGTTTTTTTGGGGACAATGTTGGTCTTGCCACTTACGGACCCGCGAATATTTTCTTCATCATAATCGACCTCATTTCCACCCAAAATAACGCCCACATTATAGGTGAGGTTTTCTTCCCGGAGTTCCTCATAAAAGCGATTCAGAATTCGGGAGGTTTCATAAACGGAACCTGCTCCGGTGTAATCACTGAAAATTCCTGAGGAGTGAGCCTGTCTACCTT is from Gracilimonas sp. and encodes:
- a CDS encoding serine hydrolase domain-containing protein, which translates into the protein MRKITLYFIPLLFIWIAGCNTPDPETQQDISAADEVVRSYVEDHNIPGMSVSVYRDGEIIWSKGYGYLNLEDQVPVDPASTLFRIGSVSKTYTATGAGLLFQDKKLDPEQPVQAYVPDFPEKQYEITVEQVAGHIAGIRHYRGDEFMSDKKYTSITEGLEIFKDDTLLFEPETDYSYSSYGWNLISAVIEGASGQKFLPFMADEVFGPLNMTNTMPDYADQDIPNRTLFYVYNDSTDTNEEAPYVDNSYKWAGGGFLSTTEDMTQFGKAHLSAGFLDQKTLDRFMAPLQTSDGESTGYGFGWSTIIDSEGNEWKGHSGGSVGGSTMFLLHPENEVVIAFAINRSGAPMADLRDELAKIFID